Proteins encoded by one window of Ictidomys tridecemlineatus isolate mIctTri1 chromosome 7, mIctTri1.hap1, whole genome shotgun sequence:
- the Rprm gene encoding protein reprimo has product MNPVLGNQTDVAGLFLANSSEALERAVRCCTQASVVTDDGFAEAGPDERSLYIMRVVQIAVMCVLSLTVVFGIFFLGCNLLIKSEGMINFLVKDRRPSKEVEAVVVGPY; this is encoded by the coding sequence ATGAATCCCGTGCTGGGCAACCAGACCGACGTGGCGGGCCTGTTCCTAGCCAACAGCAGCGAGGCGCTGGAGCGCGCAGTGCGCTGCTGCACCCAGGCATCCGTGGTGACCGACGACGGCTTCGCGGAGGCTGGCCCGGACGAGCGCAGCCTGTACATCATGCGCGTGGTGCAGATCGCCGTCATGTGTGTGCTCTCGCTCACGGTGGTCTTCGGCATCTTCTTCCTAGGCTGCAACCTGCTCATCAAGTCCGAGGGCATGATCAACTTTCTGGTGAAGGACCGGAGACCGTCTAAAGAGGTTGAAGCGGTGGTCGTGGGGCCCTATTGA